In Camelina sativa cultivar DH55 chromosome 16, Cs, whole genome shotgun sequence, a single window of DNA contains:
- the LOC104752420 gene encoding chaperone protein dnaJ 8, chloroplastic: protein MTIALTIGGNGFSGLPGSSFSSTSSSFRLKNSRRKDTKMLNRTKVVCSSSSVMDPYKTLKIRPDSSEYEVKKAFRQLAKKYHPDVCRGSNCGVQFQTINEAYDIVLKQIKNQMEGTTEEFEPFDVYDEGLNGMNDPDCDTWEEWMGWEGAGTRDYSSHVNPYA from the exons ATGACTATTGCTTTGACGATCGGAGGAAACGGATTCTCGGGTCTACCAGGATCGTCGTTttcatcaacttcatcatcGTTTCGATTGAAAAACAGCAGAAGAAAGGACACAAAGATGCTCAACAGAACAAAAGTcgtttgttcttcatcttctgtaATGGATCCGTATAAAACTCTTAAGATCCGACCCGATTCATCTGAATACGAGGTCAAGAAAGCTTTCAGACAACTCGCCAAAAAG TATCATCCTGATGTTTGTAGAGGAAGCAATTGTGGTGTACAGTTTCAGACGATCAACGAAGCTTACGAT ATTGTGTTGAAGCAAATAAAGAATCAGATGGAAGGGACGACGGAGGAATTTGAGCCGTTCGATGTATATGACGAAGGATTGAACGGAATGAATGATCCAGACTGCGACACGTGGGAGGAATGGATGGGTTGGGAGGGAGCAGGAACCCGTGACTACTCTTCTCATGTTAATCCTTACGCTTGA